From the Manis javanica isolate MJ-LG chromosome 11, MJ_LKY, whole genome shotgun sequence genome, one window contains:
- the BRSK2 gene encoding serine/threonine-protein kinase BRSK2 isoform X8: MTSTGKDGGGAQHAQYVGPYRLEKTLGKGQTGLVKLGIHCVTCQKVAIKIVNREKLSESVLMKVEREIAILKLIEHPHVLKLHDVYENKKYLYLVLEHVSGGELFDYLVKKGRLTPKEARKFFRQIISALDFCHSHSICHRDLKPENLLLDEKNNIRIADFGMASLQVGDSLLETSCGSPHYACPEVIRGEKYDGRKADVWSCGVILFALLVGALPFDDDNLRQLLEKVKRGVFHMPHFIPPDCQSLLRGMIEVDAARRLTLEHIQKHIWYIGGKNEPEPEQPIPRKVQIRSLPSLEDIDPDVLDSMHSLGCFRDRNKLLQDLLSEEENQEKMIYFLLLDRKERYPSHEDEDLPPRNEIDPPRKRVDSPMLNRHGKRRPERKSMEVLSVTDGGSPVPARRAIEMAQHGQSKAMFSKSLDIAEAHPQFRKEDRSRSISGASSGLSTSPLSSPRVTPHPSPRGSPLPTPKGTPVHTPKESPAGTPNPTPPSSPSVGGVPWRTRLNSIKNSFLGSPRFHRRKLQVPTPEEMSNLTPESSPELAKKSWFGNFINLEKEEQIFVVIKDKPLSSIKADIVHAFLSIPSLSHSVISQTSFRAEYKATGGPAVFQKPVKFQVDITYTEGGAAQKENGIYSVTFTLLSGPSRRFKRVVETIQTQLLSTHDQPSTQHLSGTVPKS, translated from the exons GCCTTGTGAAGCTGGGGATTCACTGTGTCACCTGCCAGAAGGTGGCCATCAAAATTGTCAACCGGGAGAAGCTCAGCGAGTCAGTGCTGATGAAG GTGGAGCGGGAGATTGCGATCCTGAAGCTCATCGAACACCCTCACGTTCTCAAGCTGCACGACGTTTATGagaacaaaaaatattt ATACCTGGTGCTAGAACACGTGTCTGGTGGGGAGCTCTTCGACTACCTGGTCAAGAAGGGGAGGCTAACCCCCAAGGAGGCCCGGAAGTTCTTCCGGCAAATTATCTCAGCGCTGGACTTCTGCCACAGCCACTCCATATG CCACAGGGATCTGAAACCAGAAAACCTGCTGCTGGATGAGAAGAACAACATCCGGATCGCAGACTTCGGCATGGCCTCGCTGCAGGTTGGCGACAGCCTGCTGGAGACCAGCTGCGG ATCCCCCCACTATGCCTGCCCCGAGGTGATCCGG GGGGAGAAGTACGACGGCCGCAAAGCAGACGTGTGGAGCTGCGGCGTGATCCTCTTCGCGCTGTTGGTG GGGGCGCTGCCCTTCGACGACGACAACCTGCGGCAGTTGCTGGAGAAGGTGAAGCGGGGCGTGTTTCACATGCCGCACTTCATCCCGCCCGACTGCCAGAGCCTGCTGCGCGGCATGATCGAGGTGGACGCGGCGCGGCGCCTCACG CTAGAGCACATTCAGAAACACATATGGTATAT AGGGGGCAAGAATGAGCCAGAGCCGGAGCAGCCGATCCCCCGCAAGGTGCAGATTCGCTCGCTGCCCAGCCTGGAGGACATTGACCCTGACGTGCTGGACAGCATGCACTCGCTGGGCTGCTTCCGTGACCGCAACAAGCTGCTACAAGACCTGCTGTCCGAGGA GGAAAATCAGgagaaaatgatttatttcctCCTCCTGGACAGAAAAGAAAGGTACCCCAGCCACGAGGATGAGGACCTTCCTCCGAGGAATGAAATTG acCCTCCTCGGAAGCGTGTAGACTCCCCCATGTTGAACCGGCACGGCAAGCGGCGGCCAGAACGCAAGTCCATGGAGGTGCTCAGCGTGACGGATGGCGGCTCTCCGGTGCCCGCTCGGCGGGCCATCGAGATGGCCCAGCACGGCCAGAG TAAAGCAATGTTCAGTAAAAGCCTGGATATCGCTGAAGCCCACCCCCAATTCCGCAAAGAAGACAG GTCCAGGTCCATCAGCGGTGCCTCCTCAGGCCTCTCCACCAGCCCTCTCAGCAGCCCCCGG GTGACCCCTCACCCCTCTCCGAGGGgcagtcccctccccacccccaagggGACGCCCGTGCACACGCCCAAGGAGAGCCCAGCTGGCACGCCCAACCCTACGCCACCGTCCAGCCCCAGCGTTGGAGGGGTGCCCTGGAGGACACGGCTCAACTCCATCAAGAACAGCTTCCTGGGGTCGCCCCGCTTCCACCGCCGGAAACTGCAAG TTCCAACGCCGGAGGAGATGTCCAACCTGACCCCCGAGTCATCCCCAGA gCTCGCCAAGAAGTCTTGGTTTGGGAACTTCATCAACCTGGAGAAGGAGGAGCAGATCTTTGTGGTCATCAAGGACAAGCCGCTGAGCTCCATCAAAGCCGACATCGTCCACGCCTTCCTGTCG ATCCCCAGCCTCAGCCACAGCGTCATCTCCCAGACCAGCTTCCGGGCAGAGTACAAGGCGACTGGAGGCCCAGCAGTGTTCCAAAAGCCTGTCAAGTTCCAGGTGGACATCACCTACACGGAGGGTGGTGCAGCGCAGAAGGAGAACGGCATCTACTCTGTCACATTCACGCTTTTATCAG GCCCGAGCCGCCGCTTCAAGAGGGTGGTGGAGACCATTCAGACCCAGCTGCTGAGCACACACGACCAGCCCTCCACCCAGCATTTGTCAG GAACTGTCCCGAAAAGCTAA
- the BRSK2 gene encoding serine/threonine-protein kinase BRSK2 isoform X4 — MTSTGKDGGGAQHAQYVGPYRLEKTLGKGQTGLVKLGIHCVTCQKVAIKIVNREKLSESVLMKVEREIAILKLIEHPHVLKLHDVYENKKYLYLVLEHVSGGELFDYLVKKGRLTPKEARKFFRQIISALDFCHSHSICHRDLKPENLLLDEKNNIRIADFGMASLQVGDSLLETSCGSPHYACPEVIRGEKYDGRKADVWSCGVILFALLVGALPFDDDNLRQLLEKVKRGVFHMPHFIPPDCQSLLRGMIEVDAARRLTLEHIQKHIWYIGGKNEPEPEQPIPRKVQIRSLPSLEDIDPDVLDSMHSLGCFRDRNKLLQDLLSEEENQEKMIYFLLLDRKERYPSHEDEDLPPRNEIDPPRKRVDSPMLNRHGKRRPERKSMEVLSVTDGGSPVPARRAIEMAQHGQSKAMFSKSLDIAEAHPQFRKEDRSRSISGASSGLSTSPLSSPRVTPHPSPRGSPLPTPKGTPVHTPKESPAGTPNPTPPSSPSVGGVPWRTRLNSIKNSFLGSPRFHRRKLQVPTPEEMSNLTPESSPELAKKSWFGNFINLEKEEQIFVVIKDKPLSSIKADIVHAFLSIPSLSHSVISQTSFRAEYKATGGPAVFQKPVKFQVDITYTEGGAAQKENGIYSVTFTLLSGPSRRFKRVVETIQTQLLSTHDQPSTQHLSDTTNCMEMMTGRLSKCGSPLSNFFDELSRKANMAPPRPSSGPCAGTG, encoded by the exons GCCTTGTGAAGCTGGGGATTCACTGTGTCACCTGCCAGAAGGTGGCCATCAAAATTGTCAACCGGGAGAAGCTCAGCGAGTCAGTGCTGATGAAG GTGGAGCGGGAGATTGCGATCCTGAAGCTCATCGAACACCCTCACGTTCTCAAGCTGCACGACGTTTATGagaacaaaaaatattt ATACCTGGTGCTAGAACACGTGTCTGGTGGGGAGCTCTTCGACTACCTGGTCAAGAAGGGGAGGCTAACCCCCAAGGAGGCCCGGAAGTTCTTCCGGCAAATTATCTCAGCGCTGGACTTCTGCCACAGCCACTCCATATG CCACAGGGATCTGAAACCAGAAAACCTGCTGCTGGATGAGAAGAACAACATCCGGATCGCAGACTTCGGCATGGCCTCGCTGCAGGTTGGCGACAGCCTGCTGGAGACCAGCTGCGG ATCCCCCCACTATGCCTGCCCCGAGGTGATCCGG GGGGAGAAGTACGACGGCCGCAAAGCAGACGTGTGGAGCTGCGGCGTGATCCTCTTCGCGCTGTTGGTG GGGGCGCTGCCCTTCGACGACGACAACCTGCGGCAGTTGCTGGAGAAGGTGAAGCGGGGCGTGTTTCACATGCCGCACTTCATCCCGCCCGACTGCCAGAGCCTGCTGCGCGGCATGATCGAGGTGGACGCGGCGCGGCGCCTCACG CTAGAGCACATTCAGAAACACATATGGTATAT AGGGGGCAAGAATGAGCCAGAGCCGGAGCAGCCGATCCCCCGCAAGGTGCAGATTCGCTCGCTGCCCAGCCTGGAGGACATTGACCCTGACGTGCTGGACAGCATGCACTCGCTGGGCTGCTTCCGTGACCGCAACAAGCTGCTACAAGACCTGCTGTCCGAGGA GGAAAATCAGgagaaaatgatttatttcctCCTCCTGGACAGAAAAGAAAGGTACCCCAGCCACGAGGATGAGGACCTTCCTCCGAGGAATGAAATTG acCCTCCTCGGAAGCGTGTAGACTCCCCCATGTTGAACCGGCACGGCAAGCGGCGGCCAGAACGCAAGTCCATGGAGGTGCTCAGCGTGACGGATGGCGGCTCTCCGGTGCCCGCTCGGCGGGCCATCGAGATGGCCCAGCACGGCCAGAG TAAAGCAATGTTCAGTAAAAGCCTGGATATCGCTGAAGCCCACCCCCAATTCCGCAAAGAAGACAG GTCCAGGTCCATCAGCGGTGCCTCCTCAGGCCTCTCCACCAGCCCTCTCAGCAGCCCCCGG GTGACCCCTCACCCCTCTCCGAGGGgcagtcccctccccacccccaagggGACGCCCGTGCACACGCCCAAGGAGAGCCCAGCTGGCACGCCCAACCCTACGCCACCGTCCAGCCCCAGCGTTGGAGGGGTGCCCTGGAGGACACGGCTCAACTCCATCAAGAACAGCTTCCTGGGGTCGCCCCGCTTCCACCGCCGGAAACTGCAAG TTCCAACGCCGGAGGAGATGTCCAACCTGACCCCCGAGTCATCCCCAGA gCTCGCCAAGAAGTCTTGGTTTGGGAACTTCATCAACCTGGAGAAGGAGGAGCAGATCTTTGTGGTCATCAAGGACAAGCCGCTGAGCTCCATCAAAGCCGACATCGTCCACGCCTTCCTGTCG ATCCCCAGCCTCAGCCACAGCGTCATCTCCCAGACCAGCTTCCGGGCAGAGTACAAGGCGACTGGAGGCCCAGCAGTGTTCCAAAAGCCTGTCAAGTTCCAGGTGGACATCACCTACACGGAGGGTGGTGCAGCGCAGAAGGAGAACGGCATCTACTCTGTCACATTCACGCTTTTATCAG GCCCGAGCCGCCGCTTCAAGAGGGTGGTGGAGACCATTCAGACCCAGCTGCTGAGCACACACGACCAGCCCTCCACCCAGCATTTGTCAG ACACCACTAACTGTATGGAAATGATGACGGGGAGGCTTTCCAAATGTG GCAGCCCATTGAGTAACTTCTTTGAC GAACTGTCCCGAAAAGCTAACATGGCACCTCCACGACCGTCCTCTGGGCCCTGCGCCGGCACCGGCTGA
- the BRSK2 gene encoding serine/threonine-protein kinase BRSK2 isoform X5, translating to MTSTGKDGGGAQHAQYVGPYRLEKTLGKGQTGLVKLGIHCVTCQKVAIKIVNREKLSESVLMKVEREIAILKLIEHPHVLKLHDVYENKKYLYLVLEHVSGGELFDYLVKKGRLTPKEARKFFRQIISALDFCHSHSICHRDLKPENLLLDEKNNIRIADFGMASLQVGDSLLETSCGSPHYACPEVIRGEKYDGRKADVWSCGVILFALLVGALPFDDDNLRQLLEKVKRGVFHMPHFIPPDCQSLLRGMIEVDAARRLTLEHIQKHIWYIGGKNEPEPEQPIPRKVQIRSLPSLEDIDPDVLDSMHSLGCFRDRNKLLQDLLSEEENQEKMIYFLLLDRKERYPSHEDEDLPPRNEIDPPRKRVDSPMLNRHGKRRPERKSMEVLSVTDGGSPVPARRAIEMAQHGQSKAMFSKSLDIAEAHPQFRKEDRSRSISGASSGLSTSPLSSPRVTPHPSPRGSPLPTPKGTPVHTPKESPAGTPNPTPPSSPSVGGVPWRTRLNSIKNSFLGSPRFHRRKLQVPTPEEMSNLTPESSPELAKKSWFGNFINLEKEEQIFVVIKDKPLSSIKADIVHAFLSIPSLSHSVISQTSFRAEYKATGGPAVFQKPVKFQVDITYTEGGAAQKENGIYSVTFTLLSGPSRRFKRVVETIQTQLLSTHDQPSTQHLSDTTNCMEMMTGRLSKCDEKNGQAAQAPSTPAKRSAHGPLGTVPKS from the exons GCCTTGTGAAGCTGGGGATTCACTGTGTCACCTGCCAGAAGGTGGCCATCAAAATTGTCAACCGGGAGAAGCTCAGCGAGTCAGTGCTGATGAAG GTGGAGCGGGAGATTGCGATCCTGAAGCTCATCGAACACCCTCACGTTCTCAAGCTGCACGACGTTTATGagaacaaaaaatattt ATACCTGGTGCTAGAACACGTGTCTGGTGGGGAGCTCTTCGACTACCTGGTCAAGAAGGGGAGGCTAACCCCCAAGGAGGCCCGGAAGTTCTTCCGGCAAATTATCTCAGCGCTGGACTTCTGCCACAGCCACTCCATATG CCACAGGGATCTGAAACCAGAAAACCTGCTGCTGGATGAGAAGAACAACATCCGGATCGCAGACTTCGGCATGGCCTCGCTGCAGGTTGGCGACAGCCTGCTGGAGACCAGCTGCGG ATCCCCCCACTATGCCTGCCCCGAGGTGATCCGG GGGGAGAAGTACGACGGCCGCAAAGCAGACGTGTGGAGCTGCGGCGTGATCCTCTTCGCGCTGTTGGTG GGGGCGCTGCCCTTCGACGACGACAACCTGCGGCAGTTGCTGGAGAAGGTGAAGCGGGGCGTGTTTCACATGCCGCACTTCATCCCGCCCGACTGCCAGAGCCTGCTGCGCGGCATGATCGAGGTGGACGCGGCGCGGCGCCTCACG CTAGAGCACATTCAGAAACACATATGGTATAT AGGGGGCAAGAATGAGCCAGAGCCGGAGCAGCCGATCCCCCGCAAGGTGCAGATTCGCTCGCTGCCCAGCCTGGAGGACATTGACCCTGACGTGCTGGACAGCATGCACTCGCTGGGCTGCTTCCGTGACCGCAACAAGCTGCTACAAGACCTGCTGTCCGAGGA GGAAAATCAGgagaaaatgatttatttcctCCTCCTGGACAGAAAAGAAAGGTACCCCAGCCACGAGGATGAGGACCTTCCTCCGAGGAATGAAATTG acCCTCCTCGGAAGCGTGTAGACTCCCCCATGTTGAACCGGCACGGCAAGCGGCGGCCAGAACGCAAGTCCATGGAGGTGCTCAGCGTGACGGATGGCGGCTCTCCGGTGCCCGCTCGGCGGGCCATCGAGATGGCCCAGCACGGCCAGAG TAAAGCAATGTTCAGTAAAAGCCTGGATATCGCTGAAGCCCACCCCCAATTCCGCAAAGAAGACAG GTCCAGGTCCATCAGCGGTGCCTCCTCAGGCCTCTCCACCAGCCCTCTCAGCAGCCCCCGG GTGACCCCTCACCCCTCTCCGAGGGgcagtcccctccccacccccaagggGACGCCCGTGCACACGCCCAAGGAGAGCCCAGCTGGCACGCCCAACCCTACGCCACCGTCCAGCCCCAGCGTTGGAGGGGTGCCCTGGAGGACACGGCTCAACTCCATCAAGAACAGCTTCCTGGGGTCGCCCCGCTTCCACCGCCGGAAACTGCAAG TTCCAACGCCGGAGGAGATGTCCAACCTGACCCCCGAGTCATCCCCAGA gCTCGCCAAGAAGTCTTGGTTTGGGAACTTCATCAACCTGGAGAAGGAGGAGCAGATCTTTGTGGTCATCAAGGACAAGCCGCTGAGCTCCATCAAAGCCGACATCGTCCACGCCTTCCTGTCG ATCCCCAGCCTCAGCCACAGCGTCATCTCCCAGACCAGCTTCCGGGCAGAGTACAAGGCGACTGGAGGCCCAGCAGTGTTCCAAAAGCCTGTCAAGTTCCAGGTGGACATCACCTACACGGAGGGTGGTGCAGCGCAGAAGGAGAACGGCATCTACTCTGTCACATTCACGCTTTTATCAG GCCCGAGCCGCCGCTTCAAGAGGGTGGTGGAGACCATTCAGACCCAGCTGCTGAGCACACACGACCAGCCCTCCACCCAGCATTTGTCAG ACACCACTAACTGTATGGAAATGATGACGGGGAGGCTTTCCAAATGTG ACGAGAAGAATGGGCAGGCAGCCCAGGCCCCCAGCACGCCCGCCAAGCGGAGTGCCCACGGCCCACTCG GAACTGTCCCGAAAAGCTAA
- the BRSK2 gene encoding serine/threonine-protein kinase BRSK2 isoform X7, whose protein sequence is MTSTGKDGGGAQHAQYVGPYRLEKTLGKGQTGLVKLGIHCVTCQKVAIKIVNREKLSESVLMKVEREIAILKLIEHPHVLKLHDVYENKKYLYLVLEHVSGGELFDYLVKKGRLTPKEARKFFRQIISALDFCHSHSICHRDLKPENLLLDEKNNIRIADFGMASLQVGDSLLETSCGSPHYACPEVIRGEKYDGRKADVWSCGVILFALLVGALPFDDDNLRQLLEKVKRGVFHMPHFIPPDCQSLLRGMIEVDAARRLTLEHIQKHIWYIGGKNEPEPEQPIPRKVQIRSLPSLEDIDPDVLDSMHSLGCFRDRNKLLQDLLSEEENQEKMIYFLLLDRKERYPSHEDEDLPPRNEIDPPRKRVDSPMLNRHGKRRPERKSMEVLSVTDGGSPVPARRAIEMAQHGQSKAMFSKSLDIAEAHPQFRKEDRSRSISGASSGLSTSPLSSPRVTPHPSPRGSPLPTPKGTPVHTPKESPAGTPNPTPPSSPSVGGVPWRTRLNSIKNSFLGSPRFHRRKLQVPTPEEMSNLTPESSPELAKKSWFGNFINLEKEEQIFVVIKDKPLSSIKADIVHAFLSIPSLSHSVISQTSFRAEYKATGGPAVFQKPVKFQVDITYTEGGAAQKENGIYSVTFTLLSGPSRRFKRVVETIQTQLLSTHDQPSTQHLSDTTNCMEMMTGRLSKCGTVPKS, encoded by the exons GCCTTGTGAAGCTGGGGATTCACTGTGTCACCTGCCAGAAGGTGGCCATCAAAATTGTCAACCGGGAGAAGCTCAGCGAGTCAGTGCTGATGAAG GTGGAGCGGGAGATTGCGATCCTGAAGCTCATCGAACACCCTCACGTTCTCAAGCTGCACGACGTTTATGagaacaaaaaatattt ATACCTGGTGCTAGAACACGTGTCTGGTGGGGAGCTCTTCGACTACCTGGTCAAGAAGGGGAGGCTAACCCCCAAGGAGGCCCGGAAGTTCTTCCGGCAAATTATCTCAGCGCTGGACTTCTGCCACAGCCACTCCATATG CCACAGGGATCTGAAACCAGAAAACCTGCTGCTGGATGAGAAGAACAACATCCGGATCGCAGACTTCGGCATGGCCTCGCTGCAGGTTGGCGACAGCCTGCTGGAGACCAGCTGCGG ATCCCCCCACTATGCCTGCCCCGAGGTGATCCGG GGGGAGAAGTACGACGGCCGCAAAGCAGACGTGTGGAGCTGCGGCGTGATCCTCTTCGCGCTGTTGGTG GGGGCGCTGCCCTTCGACGACGACAACCTGCGGCAGTTGCTGGAGAAGGTGAAGCGGGGCGTGTTTCACATGCCGCACTTCATCCCGCCCGACTGCCAGAGCCTGCTGCGCGGCATGATCGAGGTGGACGCGGCGCGGCGCCTCACG CTAGAGCACATTCAGAAACACATATGGTATAT AGGGGGCAAGAATGAGCCAGAGCCGGAGCAGCCGATCCCCCGCAAGGTGCAGATTCGCTCGCTGCCCAGCCTGGAGGACATTGACCCTGACGTGCTGGACAGCATGCACTCGCTGGGCTGCTTCCGTGACCGCAACAAGCTGCTACAAGACCTGCTGTCCGAGGA GGAAAATCAGgagaaaatgatttatttcctCCTCCTGGACAGAAAAGAAAGGTACCCCAGCCACGAGGATGAGGACCTTCCTCCGAGGAATGAAATTG acCCTCCTCGGAAGCGTGTAGACTCCCCCATGTTGAACCGGCACGGCAAGCGGCGGCCAGAACGCAAGTCCATGGAGGTGCTCAGCGTGACGGATGGCGGCTCTCCGGTGCCCGCTCGGCGGGCCATCGAGATGGCCCAGCACGGCCAGAG TAAAGCAATGTTCAGTAAAAGCCTGGATATCGCTGAAGCCCACCCCCAATTCCGCAAAGAAGACAG GTCCAGGTCCATCAGCGGTGCCTCCTCAGGCCTCTCCACCAGCCCTCTCAGCAGCCCCCGG GTGACCCCTCACCCCTCTCCGAGGGgcagtcccctccccacccccaagggGACGCCCGTGCACACGCCCAAGGAGAGCCCAGCTGGCACGCCCAACCCTACGCCACCGTCCAGCCCCAGCGTTGGAGGGGTGCCCTGGAGGACACGGCTCAACTCCATCAAGAACAGCTTCCTGGGGTCGCCCCGCTTCCACCGCCGGAAACTGCAAG TTCCAACGCCGGAGGAGATGTCCAACCTGACCCCCGAGTCATCCCCAGA gCTCGCCAAGAAGTCTTGGTTTGGGAACTTCATCAACCTGGAGAAGGAGGAGCAGATCTTTGTGGTCATCAAGGACAAGCCGCTGAGCTCCATCAAAGCCGACATCGTCCACGCCTTCCTGTCG ATCCCCAGCCTCAGCCACAGCGTCATCTCCCAGACCAGCTTCCGGGCAGAGTACAAGGCGACTGGAGGCCCAGCAGTGTTCCAAAAGCCTGTCAAGTTCCAGGTGGACATCACCTACACGGAGGGTGGTGCAGCGCAGAAGGAGAACGGCATCTACTCTGTCACATTCACGCTTTTATCAG GCCCGAGCCGCCGCTTCAAGAGGGTGGTGGAGACCATTCAGACCCAGCTGCTGAGCACACACGACCAGCCCTCCACCCAGCATTTGTCAG ACACCACTAACTGTATGGAAATGATGACGGGGAGGCTTTCCAAATGTG GAACTGTCCCGAAAAGCTAA
- the BRSK2 gene encoding serine/threonine-protein kinase BRSK2 isoform X3 → MTSTGKDGGGAQHAQYVGPYRLEKTLGKGQTGLVKLGIHCVTCQKVAIKIVNREKLSESVLMKVEREIAILKLIEHPHVLKLHDVYENKKYLYLVLEHVSGGELFDYLVKKGRLTPKEARKFFRQIISALDFCHSHSICHRDLKPENLLLDEKNNIRIADFGMASLQVGDSLLETSCGSPHYACPEVIRGEKYDGRKADVWSCGVILFALLVGALPFDDDNLRQLLEKVKRGVFHMPHFIPPDCQSLLRGMIEVDAARRLTLEHIQKHIWYIGGKNEPEPEQPIPRKVQIRSLPSLEDIDPDVLDSMHSLGCFRDRNKLLQDLLSEEENQEKMIYFLLLDRKERYPSHEDEDLPPRNEIDPPRKRVDSPMLNRHGKRRPERKSMEVLSVTDGGSPVPARRAIEMAQHGQRSRSISGASSGLSTSPLSSPRVTPHPSPRGSPLPTPKGTPVHTPKESPAGTPNPTPPSSPSVGGVPWRTRLNSIKNSFLGSPRFHRRKLQVPTPEEMSNLTPESSPELAKKSWFGNFINLEKEEQIFVVIKDKPLSSIKADIVHAFLSIPSLSHSVISQTSFRAEYKATGGPAVFQKPVKFQVDITYTEGGAAQKENGIYSVTFTLLSGPSRRFKRVVETIQTQLLSTHDQPSTQHLSDTTNCMEMMTGRLSKCDEKNGQAAQAPSTPAKRSAHGPLGDSAAAGPGPAGHAGCPLGKDTAKTGPPAAHLEQP, encoded by the exons GCCTTGTGAAGCTGGGGATTCACTGTGTCACCTGCCAGAAGGTGGCCATCAAAATTGTCAACCGGGAGAAGCTCAGCGAGTCAGTGCTGATGAAG GTGGAGCGGGAGATTGCGATCCTGAAGCTCATCGAACACCCTCACGTTCTCAAGCTGCACGACGTTTATGagaacaaaaaatattt ATACCTGGTGCTAGAACACGTGTCTGGTGGGGAGCTCTTCGACTACCTGGTCAAGAAGGGGAGGCTAACCCCCAAGGAGGCCCGGAAGTTCTTCCGGCAAATTATCTCAGCGCTGGACTTCTGCCACAGCCACTCCATATG CCACAGGGATCTGAAACCAGAAAACCTGCTGCTGGATGAGAAGAACAACATCCGGATCGCAGACTTCGGCATGGCCTCGCTGCAGGTTGGCGACAGCCTGCTGGAGACCAGCTGCGG ATCCCCCCACTATGCCTGCCCCGAGGTGATCCGG GGGGAGAAGTACGACGGCCGCAAAGCAGACGTGTGGAGCTGCGGCGTGATCCTCTTCGCGCTGTTGGTG GGGGCGCTGCCCTTCGACGACGACAACCTGCGGCAGTTGCTGGAGAAGGTGAAGCGGGGCGTGTTTCACATGCCGCACTTCATCCCGCCCGACTGCCAGAGCCTGCTGCGCGGCATGATCGAGGTGGACGCGGCGCGGCGCCTCACG CTAGAGCACATTCAGAAACACATATGGTATAT AGGGGGCAAGAATGAGCCAGAGCCGGAGCAGCCGATCCCCCGCAAGGTGCAGATTCGCTCGCTGCCCAGCCTGGAGGACATTGACCCTGACGTGCTGGACAGCATGCACTCGCTGGGCTGCTTCCGTGACCGCAACAAGCTGCTACAAGACCTGCTGTCCGAGGA GGAAAATCAGgagaaaatgatttatttcctCCTCCTGGACAGAAAAGAAAGGTACCCCAGCCACGAGGATGAGGACCTTCCTCCGAGGAATGAAATTG acCCTCCTCGGAAGCGTGTAGACTCCCCCATGTTGAACCGGCACGGCAAGCGGCGGCCAGAACGCAAGTCCATGGAGGTGCTCAGCGTGACGGATGGCGGCTCTCCGGTGCCCGCTCGGCGGGCCATCGAGATGGCCCAGCACGGCCAGAG GTCCAGGTCCATCAGCGGTGCCTCCTCAGGCCTCTCCACCAGCCCTCTCAGCAGCCCCCGG GTGACCCCTCACCCCTCTCCGAGGGgcagtcccctccccacccccaagggGACGCCCGTGCACACGCCCAAGGAGAGCCCAGCTGGCACGCCCAACCCTACGCCACCGTCCAGCCCCAGCGTTGGAGGGGTGCCCTGGAGGACACGGCTCAACTCCATCAAGAACAGCTTCCTGGGGTCGCCCCGCTTCCACCGCCGGAAACTGCAAG TTCCAACGCCGGAGGAGATGTCCAACCTGACCCCCGAGTCATCCCCAGA gCTCGCCAAGAAGTCTTGGTTTGGGAACTTCATCAACCTGGAGAAGGAGGAGCAGATCTTTGTGGTCATCAAGGACAAGCCGCTGAGCTCCATCAAAGCCGACATCGTCCACGCCTTCCTGTCG ATCCCCAGCCTCAGCCACAGCGTCATCTCCCAGACCAGCTTCCGGGCAGAGTACAAGGCGACTGGAGGCCCAGCAGTGTTCCAAAAGCCTGTCAAGTTCCAGGTGGACATCACCTACACGGAGGGTGGTGCAGCGCAGAAGGAGAACGGCATCTACTCTGTCACATTCACGCTTTTATCAG GCCCGAGCCGCCGCTTCAAGAGGGTGGTGGAGACCATTCAGACCCAGCTGCTGAGCACACACGACCAGCCCTCCACCCAGCATTTGTCAG ACACCACTAACTGTATGGAAATGATGACGGGGAGGCTTTCCAAATGTG ACGAGAAGAATGGGCAGGCAGCCCAGGCCCCCAGCACGCCCGCCAAGCGGAGTGCCCACGGCCCACTCGGTGACTCTGCGGCCGCCGGCCCTGGCCCTGCAGGGCACGCTGGGTGCCCACTGGGCAAGGACACGGCCAAGACGGGGCCGCCCGCCGCCCACCTCGAGCAGCCTTAG